Below is a window of Calditrichota bacterium DNA.
ATTATTTTCCGTACTATTATTCCTCTCTGGGTCACACAAGCCCGATGGAATTTTCCAAATCGATGTCCTCGTTCATCAGCAGCATTAGTACTTCCATGGCGAGCGCGGCCGGAACCGGTGGCGGTGCGTCTGCCGGAGGGGGTGGCGGAGCAGGTGGCGCGGCCGGGGGAGCGGGGTGAAATTCTGAAGGATAAATTTGTTCCATTCATAAAGAGACCAATTACTGAATTAGTAGAGGATATTTTGGGTTAGAAAGTGATGAATAAATTCATAAGAGGAAAAAACAAGGCTTCAAATCTTTAAATTAATCATTGACATTGTATATACAAAACATTATATTTAGACATGGATATTATCTGGGATAAAGAAAAAAATGAGTGGCTAAAGTTGAACCGACAGATTTCATTTGACGAAATTGCCGAAATGATTCTAAATGGGTATTACAAGGCACTCCTTGAAAACCCGGCGCGTGAAAATCAATTTTATTTCATTTTAGAAATTAATGAATATACTTGGGTTGTGCCGTTTATTCTGGATCAGAAAGATAAGATTGTGCTAAAAACAGCTTTTCCAAGCAGGAAATTTCATAAAAAATTCGGAGGGAAATAAAATGCCCCACAAATTACTTAAAGAAGAAAAAGCAATCGAGAACGAGATAGATAATCTTGTCCTTGTTTCGGATGAAAATAAGAAAAAGATAGAAAGAATATTAGCGGCATCAAAAAAAAACAGATCAATCAGCTTGAGAATATCTAATTTTCATCTGGAAAGGCTCAAAGAAAAAGCTCAGGAACAGGGCATACCTTACCAAACTTTGATTAATTCAAT
It encodes the following:
- a CDS encoding toxin; this translates as MDIIWDKEKNEWLKLNRQISFDEIAEMILNGYYKALLENPARENQFYFILEINEYTWVVPFILDQKDKIVLKTAFPSRKFHKKFGGK
- a CDS encoding antitoxin, translating into MPHKLLKEEKAIENEIDNLVLVSDENKKKIERILAASKKNRSISLRISNFHLERLKEKAQEQGIPYQTLINSILHKYITEQFVERKEIVKFFQLVKSEKHTMK